The following coding sequences lie in one Oscillatoria sp. FACHB-1406 genomic window:
- a CDS encoding ATP-binding protein: MLRKWIHQVSDTVTSQQSSLARVTLMQMTSCIAAVVLLSCTVSYFHLMEVLQTRVRLELGKYVAERGQRESQIFQLAESNQALTKEAFLSNLQAQADRDPQAEFDRLFYTWSDGTVRNAPQNQPTKTFDTLKHPTVFIGKGVKLTPDVKRRAIAMYEVLSAYAPAWRNQFVDTCMAAPDNINACYWVNVPLNLDIPAETNITTQESFYIGDKAHNPTRKPVWTGAYLDSISGYWMVSLTIPIDNSQGNYIANGGHNIKLNKLIDRTVNNYLRGTQNMMFREDGRLIAHPDLLEEIKAGKGELTIQKFGDPHLQRVYEYVKAMTPDQKVIDNPVDREFIAVNRIKGPDWYFVTIYPKSLLIAEASKTIQVIFLTGFLTLIVEIISIWLVLKSKLLRPLKQLTAATHKIANGNFEVCLNVKRPDEIGQLAGSFNHMVQQLQYSFRLLERTNEELEIRVKARTNELSRALAHLKNTQTQLVQTEKMSSLGQLVAGIAHEINNPINFIHGNLGHVNNYTKDMLVAIKLYQKYSAHLANEIQESVEDLDLDFIANDLPRLLSSMKQGTTRVREIVLGLRNFSRLGESDFKPVNLHEGIDNTLLILDHRLKTTDADNNTKHPAIQVQKQYGDLPLVVCYAGLMNQVFMNLLINAIDALEKTPEPTIIIRTERLDRERVKIAIADNGVGIPKDIQARIFDPFFTTKPVGKGTGLGLAICYQVVVDGHGGKLFCDSTPGVGTEFAIEIPIDLANMVT, from the coding sequence ATGCTGAGAAAATGGATTCATCAAGTTTCCGACACTGTTACTTCGCAGCAGTCATCACTTGCACGAGTAACCTTGATGCAAATGACCTCCTGTATTGCAGCGGTTGTCTTACTATCTTGTACGGTGAGTTATTTCCATTTAATGGAAGTATTGCAAACAAGAGTTCGCTTAGAACTAGGAAAATATGTCGCAGAACGGGGACAGCGCGAATCACAAATTTTTCAACTGGCTGAAAGTAACCAAGCCCTAACTAAGGAAGCATTTTTAAGTAATCTCCAAGCACAAGCCGATCGCGATCCTCAAGCAGAGTTCGATCGCCTATTTTATACTTGGTCGGATGGAACCGTGCGGAATGCCCCCCAAAACCAGCCGACTAAAACTTTTGACACGCTCAAACATCCAACAGTATTTATCGGCAAAGGCGTGAAATTAACTCCGGATGTAAAGCGTCGGGCGATTGCAATGTACGAGGTTTTAAGCGCTTATGCTCCAGCCTGGAGAAACCAATTTGTCGATACCTGCATGGCCGCACCCGATAACATTAATGCGTGTTACTGGGTAAATGTTCCGCTTAATTTAGACATTCCCGCCGAGACAAACATTACAACCCAAGAATCTTTCTACATTGGAGATAAAGCGCATAACCCAACCCGAAAACCCGTTTGGACGGGAGCTTACTTAGATTCGATTTCAGGATACTGGATGGTCAGCTTAACTATACCGATTGATAATTCTCAAGGAAATTATATTGCCAACGGCGGTCATAACATTAAACTGAATAAGTTGATTGATAGAACTGTAAATAATTACTTGAGAGGCACTCAAAATATGATGTTTCGGGAGGATGGGCGGCTGATTGCCCATCCAGACTTACTCGAGGAAATTAAAGCAGGTAAGGGGGAATTGACGATTCAGAAGTTTGGAGATCCCCATCTACAACGAGTTTATGAATATGTCAAGGCAATGACTCCCGACCAAAAAGTAATTGATAATCCAGTCGATCGCGAATTTATAGCAGTTAACCGGATTAAAGGTCCTGACTGGTATTTTGTTACGATTTATCCAAAATCGCTACTTATTGCTGAGGCTTCCAAAACAATCCAAGTCATTTTCCTGACAGGTTTTTTAACGCTAATCGTCGAAATTATCTCGATCTGGTTGGTGCTGAAAAGCAAGCTCTTACGTCCCCTGAAGCAATTAACTGCTGCAACTCACAAAATTGCTAACGGAAATTTTGAGGTATGCCTCAATGTCAAACGTCCTGATGAAATCGGACAATTAGCAGGTTCATTTAACCACATGGTTCAGCAATTGCAATATTCATTTCGGTTGTTGGAACGCACGAATGAAGAACTGGAAATACGAGTGAAAGCTCGTACTAATGAACTTTCCCGCGCCTTAGCTCATCTGAAAAATACCCAAACCCAATTGGTTCAAACTGAAAAAATGTCGAGTTTGGGGCAGTTAGTTGCTGGTATTGCTCATGAAATTAATAATCCTATCAATTTTATTCATGGCAACTTAGGTCACGTTAATAACTATACAAAGGATATGCTAGTCGCCATAAAGCTCTACCAAAAGTATTCTGCTCATTTGGCAAATGAAATTCAGGAGAGTGTTGAAGATCTCGATCTTGATTTTATTGCCAACGATTTACCTCGTCTTTTAAGTTCAATGAAACAAGGAACCACTCGCGTTCGCGAAATTGTTCTAGGTTTGCGCAATTTCTCTCGTTTGGGTGAATCGGACTTTAAGCCCGTCAACCTACATGAAGGTATTGATAATACGCTACTCATTTTAGACCATCGCCTCAAGACAACAGATGCAGATAACAACACCAAACATCCAGCTATTCAGGTTCAAAAACAATATGGCGACTTACCGTTAGTTGTCTGTTATGCAGGACTGATGAATCAGGTGTTTATGAACCTCTTAATTAATGCGATCGATGCTTTAGAGAAGACACCAGAACCAACAATTATTATTCGTACCGAGCGGTTAGATAGAGAACGAGTTAAAATTGCGATCGCGGACAATGGCGTTGGAATTCCTAAAGATATTCA
- a CDS encoding Uma2 family endonuclease gives MVESITASEPPATQQNQGEQRVVFRGISWDTYEQLLLILPQSRGSRLTYDRGILEIAMPLEDHEFFRCLIEYFIRGLVELMDLSIKTMGSTTMNYPQLQKGAEPDNAYYIQNQALVKGRNVDFSEDPPPDLVVEVDITHTDIAKNQFYAALGVPEFWRFNGKVWRIYNLKSGAYVEVDRSPTFPDVPKEWLYDFLAMAKEDEIGAMRKLRERWHDKFNSN, from the coding sequence ATGGTTGAAAGTATTACAGCATCCGAACCCCCAGCGACTCAACAAAATCAAGGCGAGCAACGGGTTGTTTTTCGAGGTATTTCTTGGGATACTTACGAACAACTTTTATTAATCTTGCCGCAATCGCGCGGATCGCGTTTAACCTACGATCGCGGAATTTTAGAAATTGCCATGCCCTTAGAAGACCATGAATTTTTTCGCTGCTTAATCGAGTATTTTATTCGAGGTCTAGTGGAATTGATGGACTTATCGATTAAGACGATGGGTTCAACAACAATGAACTATCCCCAGCTTCAAAAAGGGGCGGAACCCGATAATGCTTACTACATCCAAAACCAGGCATTGGTAAAGGGGCGAAATGTCGATTTTTCCGAAGATCCGCCGCCGGATTTAGTGGTGGAGGTTGATATTACTCACACGGATATTGCTAAAAATCAGTTTTATGCCGCTTTGGGCGTGCCGGAGTTTTGGCGGTTTAATGGAAAAGTCTGGCGCATTTATAATTTAAAATCAGGGGCTTATGTGGAAGTCGATCGCAGTCCGACGTTTCCCGACGTGCCAAAAGAATGGCTTTATGATTTCTTAGCGATGGCGAAGGAAGATGAGATTGGGGCGATGCGGAAGCTGAGAGAACGCTGGCACGACAAGTTTAATTCAAATTGA